The following proteins are encoded in a genomic region of Gossypium hirsutum isolate 1008001.06 chromosome D05, Gossypium_hirsutum_v2.1, whole genome shotgun sequence:
- the LOC107904130 gene encoding L-type lectin-domain containing receptor kinase S.4 has translation MQKTSKRSHSNSFSIAKELIFFWVFLVFSSGHVFSQLDQFIFNGFHGSGNKMSLTGVADIADSGLLCLTNTTSRVSGHAFYSSPLKFKNSDNSKVSSFSSAFVIATVPEYPKLGGHGLAFVLSPSKQLSGSPSQYLGLLNASENGNSANHIFAVEFDTVKDLELGDINDNHVGVNVNSMKSIASTPAAYFLENRTKEELIIKSGAKIQAWIDYDSAKNRLDVKLSLLSEKPRSSILSIDVNLSSILQDFMFVGFSASTGLLASSHYVLGWSFNMSGEAQSLSLSSLPSLPRPKQNHTVLILCVTFAVVVVIMLIVFISFYLVRKLKKSDIIEASELEIGPHRFSYQELKKATMGFRDKELLGFGGFGRVYKGTLQGTNTQVAVKRISHESKQGLREFMSEIASIGRLRHRNLVRLLGWCRCRGDLLIVYDYMPNGSLDKYLFDEPKRVLGWDERFKIIKGVASGLLYLHEEWEQTVIHRDIKAGNVLLDSELNGRLSDFGLAKLYEHGTNPTTTRVVGTLGYLAPELTKTGKPTIATDVFAFGAVLLEVACGRRPIEPKALPEELILVDWVWERWQSGAALEVVDPKLNGDFDELEAIVVIKLGLMCSNDAPDARPTMRQVVRYLEGEVALPEVVPSPGGYDSKKGHGSGGINTIRFEDFVHSYPNSPYLDVEDRDVDIEAGSTKHLDQPTAE, from the coding sequence ATGCAGAAAACATCAAAAAGATCCCATTCAAATTCATTTTCCATTGCAAAGGAGCTGATATTTTTCTGGGTTTTCCTTGTTTTTTCATCAGGCCATGTTTTTTCTCAGCTAGATCAGTTCATCTTCAATGGGTTCCATGGTTCAGGCAACAAAATGAGCTTAACTGGAGTTGCAGACATTGCGGACAGTGGGTTGCTTTGTTTAACCAACACTACTTCTCGCGTAAGTGGCCATGCTTTTTACTCATCTCCATTGAAATTCAAGAACTCAGACAACAGCAAAGTTTCTTCTTTCTCATCTGCTTTCGTGATCGCCACTGTTCCCGAGTACCCAAAGCTCGGTGGCCATGGCCTTGCTTTCGTTCTCTCACCTTCGAAGCAACTTTCAGGCTCTCCCAGTCAATACCTGGGCTTGCTTAATGCAAGCGAGAATGGGAACTCAGCCAACCACATATTCGCAGTTGAGTTCGATACTGTGAAAGATTTAGAGTTAGGTGATATAAATGATAACCATGTCGGTGTTAATGTCAATAGCATGAAATCAATTGCTTCAACCCCTGCTGCTTATTTTCTTGAAAACAGAACAAAAGAAGAGTTGATTATCAAGAGTGGGGCAAAAATCCAGGCTTGGATTGATTACGATTCGGCCAAAAATCGATTAGATGTGAAGCTTTCACTTTTGTCCGAGAAACCAAGATCTTCAATTTTGTCCATTGATGTGAATCTTTCATCAATTCTCCAGGATTTCATGTTTGTGGGGTTTTCAGCTTCAACAGGTTTGCTTGCAAGCTCTCACTATGTCTTGGGATGGAGTTTCAACATGAGTGGAGAGGCGCAATCTTTGTCTTTGTCTTCTTTGCCTTCTCTTCCAAGGCCTAAACAGAACCACACTGTCTTGATCCTTTGCGTTACATTTGCAGTTGTTGTTGTAATAATGTTGATTGTTTTCATCTCGTTTTACCTTGTAAGAAAACTTAAGAAATCGGACATAATTGAGGCCTCCGAACTGGAAATTGGTCCTCACAGATTCTCTTACCAAGAACTCAAGAAAGCAACAATGGGTTTCAGGGACAAAGAGCTACTTGGATTTGGTGGATTCGGCAGAGTTTACAAAGGAACTTTGCAGGGTACAAACACTCAAGTTGCTGTCAAACGGATTTCTCATGAATCAAAGCAAGGTCTAAGAGAATTCATGTCAGAGATTGCGAGTATCGGCCGTCTTCGCCATCGGAATCTTGTTCGGCTCCTCGGATGGTGTCGGTGCCGGGGTGATCTGTTAATTGTCTATGATTATATGCCTAATGGTAGTTTGGATAAGTACCTGTTTGATGAACCTAAACGAGTTCTCGGTTGGGACGAGAGGTTCAAAATAATCAAAGGCGTTGCTTCGGGTCTTTTATATCTGCATGAAGAATGGGAACAAACTGTAATTCATAGAGACATCAAAGCAGGCAATGTTCTATTAGATTCCGAGCTAAACGGAAGACTCAGCGACTTCGGCCTGGCTAAGTTATATGAACACGGCACAAACCCGACTACGACCAGGGTGGTTGGTACATTGGGGTACCTAGCACCTGAACTTACAAAAACTGGTAAGCCTACAATAGCTACCGATGTGTTTGCATTTGGTGCAGTTTTGCTTGAAGTGGCATGTGGGAGGAGACCTATTGAGCCAAAGGCATTGCCCGAGGAGCTAATTTTGGTGGATTGGGTGTGGGAAAGATGGCAAAGTGGTGCAGCTCTTGAGGTTGTGGATCCGAAATTGAATGGCGACTTTGATGAGCTAGAGGCCATTGTTGTGATCAAGCTCGGATTAATGTGTTCGAATGATGCACCAGACGCAAGGCCGACGATGAGGCAAGTAGTGAGGTACTTGGAAGGAGAGGTGGCTCTGCCAGAAGTGGTGCCATCGCCCGGTGGATATGATAGCAAAAAGGGTCATGGAAGTGGTGGTATCAATACCATCCGGTTTGAAGATTTTGTGCATTCATACCCAAATTCACCATATTTGGATGTTGAAGACAGGGATGTGGATATCGAAGCAGGCTCAACAAAACACCTCGATCAACCTACAGCAGAGTAA